One window of Cydia strobilella chromosome 10, ilCydStro3.1, whole genome shotgun sequence genomic DNA carries:
- the LOC134744534 gene encoding toll-like receptor 6 — MALHKSSSRKQAFSQILFWFVVGLNVADQSSLPLKYEAPDDCQWWLRGPNNSHEVSLTCKLRTINSEFDTTNFSVIPSEHTTSLRIECNEEMMYKSSLDDRSFAHLIKLRELVLDNCKIGRWPPGVLSGLRDLRNLTIRTKNTEWAAMSLEIASESFAAVRQLEKLDLSFNNIWSFPENLFCPLTNLVYLNVSSNRLLDVSDLGFREHAVHQALISEQDGPVPSSSLPHASCSLDIEVLDASNNRFVLMPENGFMSLRRLKELHIHDNEISMVSEKALSGLKQLQIIDLSNNKIVALPQDLFKDCKTVIKEIYLQNNSISVLSPNLFANLDQLLALDLSNNHLTSTWVTENTFRGLIRMVLLNLSNNRLTKLDPKIFKDLYTLQILNVQHNSLENIAADTFAPMNNLHTLILSYNKIKHIDAYALNGLYVLSLLSIDNNHLEELHPEAFRNTSSLQDLNLNGNRLKKVPIALRNMRLLRTLDLGENQITLLEEPGFVGLHNVYGLRLIGNKIENISKDVFSDLPSLQILNLARNKLKKININAFDTLTNLQAIRLDANQLTDIQGLFANIPSLLWLNVSDNQVEWFDYAFIPTGLQWLDLHCNNIKELGNNYRLNKELRLQTLDASFNKMTKISTFSIPDSVELLFLNDNQITQVEAQTFVGKTNLTRVDLYANQITSMDLNALRLTPVDPGRPLPEFYIGGNPFQCDCTMEWLQRINKLDHLRQHPRVMDLESIYCKLLYNRERTYIPLIEAESSQFLCTYKTHCFTLCHCCDFDACDCEMTCPSNCTCYHDQPWSANIVDCSAAGYAEIPNSIPMDATQLYLDGNNFGGLASHAFIGRKNLDILYANNSNIDALYNNTFSGLKRLKVLHLEKNNIKELLGFELSPLENLRELHLQDNKIHYIDNRTFIELRRLEVLRLEGNNIYGFAVWQFTVNPYLVEISLSRNPWSCDCQYMNKFRNWFKNNFGKVEDANKITCVFDNVTNAVGPLMADFNSTICTSHVGGSSSIIENQVINDYLPLLLISLCIFVISSALICGVFYWRRELRVWIYYHCGFRMCYKSTAFDDEADKDRLFDAYISYSVKDEAFVAQMLAPGLESTDPSFRLCLHYRDFNASAYVADTIIEAVESSKRTIIVLSKNFINNEWCRFEFKTALHEVLKERRRRLIIILLGELPNRDIDPELRLCLKANTCIEWGDRQFWQKLRFAMPDLRKCQYHRSTVNIYASVSPVGAGRAPAPPPPPPPGKLPPLLGDGLALSASVHARDAHAHRMPPHAQLWA, encoded by the coding sequence ATGGCTCTTCACAAAAGTTCTTCAAGAAAACAAGCCTTCAGCCAAATTTTATTTTGGTTTGTCGTTGGACTTAATGTTGCCGATCAGAGCTCATTACCGCTCAAATATGAAGCTCCAGACGATTGTCAGTGGTGGCTACGAGGCCCGAACAACTCCCACGAAGTTTCTCTCACATGTAAGCTTCGTACGATAAACAGCGAATTCGACACAACAAACTTCAGTGTCATCCCTTCAGAACATACAACGTCACTTAGAATAGAATGTAATGAAGAAATGATGTACAAAAGCTCATTAGACGACAGAAGTTTCGCCCATTTAATAAAACTACGTGAACTTGTTTTGGATAACTGTAAAATTGGAAGATGGCCGCCTGGTGTACTTTCGGGTTTGAGAGATCTTCGAAATTTAACGATCCGAACGAAAAATACGGAGTGGGCCGCTATGAGCCTAGAGATAGCATCAGAAAGCTTTGCGGCGGTTCGGCAGTTAGAGAAGTTGGATCTGAGTTTTAACAACATTTGGTCGTTCCCTGAAAACTTGTTTTGCCCTCTGACGAACTTAGTATACTTAAATGTTTCGTCAAACCGACTGCTGGACGTGAGTGATCTGGGATTCCGGGAACACGCAGTTCACCAGGCTCTTATAAGCGAACAAGATGGACCAGTTCCTTCGTCATCCCTACCTCATGCTTCGTGTTCCTTAGATATTGAAGTCCTGGATGCTTCAAACAACCGTTTTGTGTTAATGCCTGAAAATGGCTTCATGTCTTTGAGAAGGTTGAAAGAATTGCATATTCACGATAATGAAATATCTATGGTGTCAGAAAAAGCTCTATCGGGCTTGAAGCAACTACAAATAATAGATCTAtcgaataataaaattgtcgcCCTACCGCAAGACTTATTTAAGGATTGTAAGACGGTAATTAAAGAAATTTACCTGCAAAATAATTCCATAAGTGTATTATCGCCGAATCTCTTTGCCAACTTGGACCAATTGTTGGCATTAGACCTGTCAAATAATCATCTAACGAGTACTTGGGTCACAGAAAACACGTTTAGGGGTCTTATAAGAATGGTCCTGTTGAACCTATCGAATAACCGATTGACCAAACTAGACCCGAAGATATTCAAGGATTTATACACGCTACAAATATTGAATGTTCAACACAATTCTTTAGAAAATATTGCTGCCGATACATTTGCACCAATGAACAACCTACATACGCTTATTTtgtcatacaataaaataaaacatatcgaTGCCTATGCCTTAAATGGTCTCTACGTATTGTCGTTGCTATCTATCGACAATAATCATCTAGAAGAACTCCACCCTGAAGCATTTAGAAATACATCCTCCCTGcaagatttaaatttaaatggaaATCGATTAAAGAAAGTACCCATAGCGCTAAGAAACATGAGATTATTGCGAACATTGGATCTAGGAGAAAATCAGATAACATTGCTTGAAGAGCCCGGCTTTGTCGGTTTGCATAACGTATATGGACTGCGACTTatcggaaataaaatagaaaacatAAGCAAAGACGTGTTTTCTGATTTACCTTCGTTGCAAATATTGAATTTAGCTCGTAATAAACTGAAGAAAATCAACATCAATGCGTTTGATACCCTTACTAATTTACAAGCTATTAGATTGGATGCTAACCAGCTCACAGATATCCAAGGTCTATTTGCAAACATCCCCTCTCTGTTGTGGTTAAACGTGTCAGATAACCAAGTAGAATGGTTTGACTACGCTTTTATACCGACGGGACTTCAATGGTTGGACCTACATTGCAACAATATCAAAGAATTGGGCAATAACTACCGTTTGAATAAAGAGCTGCGCCTGCAGACATTAGACGCGAGCTTcaataaaatgacaaaaataTCTACCTTTTCCATACCCGACAGCGTGGAACTTCTGTTCTTAAATGATAATCAAATTACACAAGTTGAAGCTCAAACTTTTGTTGGAAAAACCAATTTAACGAGAGTCGATTTGTATGCTAATCAGATAACTAGTATGGATCTCAATGCGCTTCGTCTAACTCCGGTCGATCCAGGTCGCCCTCTGCCCGAGTTTTACATTGGCGGAAATCCTTTTCAGTGTGATTGTACAATGGAGTGGCTACAACGAATTAACAAACTCGATCATCTCAGACAACACCCTAGGGTAATGGACCTAGAGAGCATATACTGCAAGTTGTTATATAATAGAGAAAGGACTTATATACCGCTTATCGAGGCGGAATCTTCCCAGTTTTTGTGTACATATAAAACTCATTGTTTTACGTTGTGTCATTGTTGTGATTTTGACGCTTGTGATTGTGAAATGACGTGCCCATCGAACTGTACATGTTATCATGATCAACCGTGGTCGGCAAATATTGTGGACTGTTCGGCTGCTGGGTACGCGGAAATACCCAACAGCATACCTATGGACGCTACTCAACTATATCTAGACGGTAACAACTTTGGTGGTTTAGCAAGTCACGCTTTTATAGGTCGTAAAAACTTAGATATATTATACGCTAATAATTCAAATATTGACGCTCtgtataataatacatttagtgGACTAAAACGCTTAAAAGTTTTGCATctagaaaaaaataacataaaagagCTGCTCGGCTTTGAATTGTCGCCTCTGGAGAATTTACGAGAGCTACATCTACAAGACAATAAAATACACTATATCGATAATCGGACCTTCATAGAGCTAAGGCGTTTAGAAGTGCTACGTTTGGAAGGGAATAACATTTACGGCTTCGCGGTATGGCAGTTTACAGTGAACCCATATTTAGTAGAGATAAGCCTGTCTCGAAACCCATGGTCGTGCGATTGTCAATACATGAACAAATTCAGAAattggtttaaaaataactttggaAAAGTGGAAGACGCTAACAAAATCACATGTGTATTCGATAATGTAACCAACGCCGTCGGCCCTCTCATGGCTGATTTCAATTCCACTATTTGCACAAGCCACGTCGGTGGCAGCTCCTCAATTATCGAAAATCAAGTTATAAATGATTACCTACCACTGCTTCTGATATCTCTATGCATATTTGTAATAAGTTCCGCATTAATATGTGGTGTATTTTACTGGAGGCGAGAGCTTCGCGTTTGGATTTACTACCATTGCGGATTTAGAATGTGCTACAAGAGCACAGCTTTCGATGATGAGGCCGATAAAGATCGGCTGTTTGATGCCTACATTAGTTATAGTGTCAAAGACGAGGCATTTGTGGCCCAGATGCTGGCGCCCGGCTTAGAATCAACGGACCCAAGTTTTCGACTATGCCTGCACTATCGAGATTTTAATGCTTCTGCTTATGTGGCAGATACGATCATTGAAGCCGTAGAATCATCTAAAAGGACTATAATAGTCCTATCCAAAAATTTCATTAACAACGAATGGTGCCGTTTCGAATTTAAGACGGCGCTCCACGAAGTACTAAAAGAGAGACGAAGAAGACTGATAATAATATTACTAGGCGAGCTGCCGAACAGAGACATTGATCCCGAACTAAGGCTGTGTTTGAAGGCGAACACGTGTATAGAGTGGGGTGATAGGCAGTTTTGGCAAAAGTTAAGGTTCGCGATGCCAGACTTGAGAAAGTGTCAGTATCACCGTTCGACGGTGAATATTTACGCGTCAGTGTCCCCGGTGGGGGCtgggcgggcgccggcgccgcccccgcccccgccgccggGCAAGCTACCTCCTCTGCTGGGCGACGGGCTGGCGCTCTCGGCCAGCGTGCACGCTCGCGATGCGCACGCACACCGCATGCCGCCGCACGCGCAACTTTGGGCGTAG